TTTGAGCTGGCCGTCATACATGAGCTGCATGCGTTCAGGTGTTTTGCGGTCCTGATTTTCCTGCGCAACATGTACATCGCTGTCCGCGTCCTGCACGACTTCGATATGAACGGGAACCTGCTCGCTGATTTTTCTCGCCAGTTCCGGCGCGGTCAGCGGGCGTCTTAGGTTGAGGGTGATTCGTCTGGAAAAGACGGCAGGCAGCTTGTTGTCGTCCAGTTCCACCGGAACCGCGCCCACGTATGGAGCATGAACAACAGTGACTGTTTTTTTCATGGTCGCTTGGCGCATGGATGCGGCGCGACCCTTTACCGACCGTTCCTGCGGGGAAGGCTGGAAATTGGTGCATCCGCTGACAAACAGACAGACGCAGAGCATAAATAAAAGAACTCGTTTCATGTTAATCCTCGCAGACTTCAACGACCTTGTTGGCCTGATAGATGGTTACGCGCAGTGAATTTCCGCTGGCATGCATTCTGGAAAAGAGCCGTTTGACGGCTCTGGGGAAGGTGTCCCGGAAAGTGGTCCCGGCCTGCATTTGGAAATCATGGGGAGCTTTCCAGACCAGTGTGTATTCAGCGCGACCGGCCCAGCGTTTGAGTTGATCCCGCAGGCCGCCGGGAACAATGTTCCAGTCTTCGTCCAGTGGGGATTCAACCTGCTTGGAGTCATTGCCCACGAACTCAAAATAGGCAGGGGTCTGAGTCAGCAGACCGGCTTTTTCAAATCCTTCATGGGTAAGGTTATAGACCTGTCCGAAAGACCAGCCGTCCGAAGCTTTGACATGCAGGTAATAGAGAGTGCTGTTGCCGATTCCATCAAAGACCATGTCCATATCCAGCACGTTGGGGTCTGTGGATGCGGGGCTGAATTGAAAGCCCTGTGCGCGGATGCTGGCATCAAACTTCCAGCCGAAGTCATTGTCAGGAACATTCAGGTGCAGGACGGTCCGGCCCGGAGGGTAATGTCCGGCAACCTTGAGCGCGGCTTCTTCCACCAGCGGCTCAATTTCCTGCTCTTGGTACATGGTTGTCTGCTGGCTCATTATTTCAGCTTCAATCTGGCTGCCCGCCTGTTTTACGGAGCAGCCGCTGGCGGCGATGAGTGTCATCAACAGCAGAAGTAAGGGGATTAATTTTCTCATTTTGTTACCTCAATACGGTTTATTTCCACCTTGGCCTGATCCGTTCCGGTCCCGGCCACGAGGATTGCTTTTTCAAAGATTTCATCCACGATCATGGCATTGCCTTTGACCCGGTAATTGACGATTGCTTCCTGCCCGGCCTTTTCCACCAGCAGCACCGGGATTTCGGTCCGGGTGGATGTCCTTGGAAGCTGGATAAAAGTCCTGATTCCGTCGTTGTAGACGCGCATGGGCTTCCAGCTCGCATCATCGCCGCTGATGGCGTAGCTGAAGTCGAGG
This genomic interval from Desulfovibrio sp. JC010 contains the following:
- a CDS encoding TcpQ domain-containing protein, whose protein sequence is MRKLIPLLLLLMTLIAASGCSVKQAGSQIEAEIMSQQTTMYQEQEIEPLVEEAALKVAGHYPPGRTVLHLNVPDNDFGWKFDASIRAQGFQFSPASTDPNVLDMDMVFDGIGNSTLYYLHVKASDGWSFGQVYNLTHEGFEKAGLLTQTPAYFEFVGNDSKQVESPLDEDWNIVPGGLRDQLKRWAGRAEYTLVWKAPHDFQMQAGTTFRDTFPRAVKRLFSRMHASGNSLRVTIYQANKVVEVCED